From Aspergillus chevalieri M1 DNA, chromosome 4, nearly complete sequence, a single genomic window includes:
- a CDS encoding OPI10 family protein (BUSCO:EOG09264L06;~COG:S;~EggNog:ENOG410PQU0;~InterPro:IPR008493,IPR031318;~PFAM:PF05603) — MFSVIIPGRPCLTDIVAVDGQPNGQPTKFAFTFPLTPSFTDVVVFFLPGTVLPQDTAAAIYIQLPEQTPSPNGPAFRFIGALANEKPSAVFKVRPGESASTPRRSEAEEQDEMLDEGASNLSGGASPGGIVTLGISIEPVQTVAPQLAQLEAEKPAAGTSTDLVRQSPEQRQRKEVSTKVLAQRIIGNAFNFLASFAAPDPNHRGEEVVTLKSFRDWWSKFERRVEMDPSFLEKEDPNAQG; from the coding sequence ATGTTCTCCGTCATCATCCCAGGCAGACCCTGTCTAACCGACATAGTCGCCGTTGACGGCCAACCAAACGGCCAACCGACTAAGTTTGCTTTCACATTCCCCCTTACGCCTTCATTCACGGACGTCGTCGTATTCTTCCTCCCGGGAACCGTCCTCCCCCAAGACACAGCAGCCGCCATCTACATCCAATTACCAGAACAAACACCTTCCCCCAACGGCCCAGCCTTCCGCTTCATAGGCGCCCTAGCCAACGAAAAACCCTCCGCAGTATTCAAAGTCCGCCCCGGCGAATCAGCATCCACACCGCGGCGCTCAGAAGCGGAAGAGCAAGATGAAATGCTCGACGAAGGCGCAAGTAACCTCTCCGGCGGCGCGTCGCCGGGCGGAATCGTGACGTTGGGAATTTCAATCGAGCCCGTCCAGACTGTTGCGCCGCAGTTGGCGCAGTTAGAGGCTGAGAAGCCGGCGGCTGGGACGTCGACGGATCTTGTAAGACAGTCTCCTGAGCAGCGGCAGAGGAAGGAGGTCTCGACGAAGGTGCTTGCGCAAAGGATTATCGGGAATGCGTTTAATTTTCTGGCGAGTTTTGCGGCGCCGGATCCTAATCATAGAGGGGAGGAGGTTGTGACGTTGAAGAGCTTTCGTGATTGGTGGagcaagtttgagaggaggGTGGAGATGGATCCGTCGTttttggagaaggaggatcCGAATGCTCAGGGGTAA
- a CDS encoding thiamine pyrophosphokinase-related protein (COG:F;~EggNog:ENOG410PGN3;~InterPro:IPR031804,IPR015797,IPR000086;~PFAM:PF15916,PF00293;~go_function: GO:0016787 - hydrolase activity [Evidence IEA]): MTKSYLDLVNECDRFPYYHDDPVFYTSQLQNYHFFKVTGCPAVLGYICNSVVEKFPWPEDCWSIDSTNRTVTLVTGPDATPSQRSELVAKTLAEAVRRNTFEILSGWRDELYPVYGPKGEFLLELERSASPLFGIVSYGVHVTCYVEDADGMRIWVPRRSRTKQTYPGMLDNTVAGGMSTGERPSECVIREAMEEASLPEDVVKANAVPTGCITYLYVRGENAGGETGLLQPEVEYVYDIPLDASVVPKPCDSEVEAFHLFTVEETKQALANGEFKPNCSMVLVDFFLRHGIITPENEPDFLEISARLHRRLEFPTASHALAN; this comes from the exons ATGACAAAATCATACCTTGACCTCGTCAATGAATGCGACAG ATTCCCCTACTACCACGACGACCCCGTGTTCTACACATCCCAGCTCCAGAACTACCACTTCTTCAAAGTCAccggctgccccgccgtcCTAGGCTACATCTGCAACTCGGTCGTCGAGAAATTCCCCTGGCCCGAAGACTGCTGGTCCATCGACTCCACAAACCGAACCGTCACGCTAGTCACAGGCCCCGATGCCACCCCCAGCCAGCGCAGCGAACTAGTCGCAAAGACCCTCGCGGAGGCAGTCAGGCGCAATACCTTTGAGATCTTGAGTGGATGGCGCGACGAGTTGTACCCTGTTTACGGTCCCAAGGGGGAGTTCCTGCTTGAGTTGGAGCGCAGCGCGAGTCCGCTCTTCGGGATTGTTTCGTACGGCGTGCACGTTACTTGCTATGTAGAGGATGCGGATGGGATGCGGATTTGGGTGCCTAGGCGGTCGAGGACCAAGCAGACGTATCCGGGGATGTTGGATAATACTGTCGCTGGCGGGATGAGTACCGGGGAGAGGCCGTCGGAGTGCGTTATTCGGGAGGCGATGGAGGAGGCGTCTCTCCCTGAGGACGTGGTTAAGGCTAATGCGGTTCCGACTGGTTGCATTACATACCTCTACGTGCGGGGTGAGAATGCCGGAGGGGAGACGGGTCTGTTGCAGCCTGAGGTTGAGTATGTTTACGATATCCCGTTGGACGCTAGTGTCGTCCCTAAGCCTTGCGATAGTGAGGTGGAGGCGTTTCACCTGTTCACTGTTGAGGAGACGAAGCAGGCTTTGGCAAATGGGGAGTTCAAGCCCAATTGTTCCATGGTCCTGGTTGACTTCTTCCTAAGACATGGTATCATCACTCCGGAGAACGAACCTGATTTCCTGGAAATCTCGGCGAGATTGCACCGTCGTCTTGAGTTCCCAACCGCATCGCATGCTTTGGCGAACTAG
- the RPB8 gene encoding DNA-directed RNA polymerase core subunit RPB8 (BUSCO:EOG092652ZZ;~COG:K;~EggNog:ENOG410PMVP;~InterPro:IPR005570,IPR012340;~PFAM:PF03870;~go_process: GO:0006351 - transcription, DNA-templated [Evidence IEA]), whose translation MSDPLLFEDTFTITAINSQKYDRVSRLTCTSSDSFTTFTLDVNTELYPCAVGESLSMALASTLSLDGKEDSKASWREVGMGEQTLANDYDYVCHGKAYRFEEGSSQGNMAVFISFGGLLLYLEGPYKKLAPLRIDYVYLLLKK comes from the exons ATGTCCGACCCGCTCCTCTTCGAAGACACGTTCACGATCACCGCGATCAACTCGCAAAAATACGACCGCGTCTCTCGCCTGACCTGCACCTCGTCCGACTCCTTCACAACCTTCACGCTCGATGTCAACACCGAGCTGTACCCTTGCGCTGTCGGAGAGTCGCTCTCCATGGCACTAGCGTCGACACTGTCGCTCGACGGAAAGGAGGATAGCAAGGCCTCTTGGAGAGAGGTCGGCATGGGCGAGCAGACGTTGGCGAACGATTATGATTATGTTTGCCATGGGAAGGCTTATCGGTTCGAGGAGGGGAGTTCTCAGGGGAACAT GGCCGTTTTTATCTCCTTTGGTGGACTCCTGCTTTACCTTGAGGGACCTTACAAGAAGCTTGCCCCTCTGCGAATTGACTACGTGTACCTGCTTTTGAAGAAATGA
- a CDS encoding elongator complex protein 4 (COG:B,K;~EggNog:ENOG410PJXC;~InterPro:IPR008728;~PFAM:PF05625;~go_component: GO:0033588 - Elongator holoenzyme complex [Evidence IEA];~go_process: GO:0002098 - tRNA wobble uridine modification [Evidence IEA]), which translates to MSFRKRNIGLSTGPGQTPAANSPAQASQAAAVADSSPGIRPSPDDGRPTTSTGTLSLDNLLAGHGGLPIGKMLFIEENGTTDFAGALLRYYAAEGVVQDQKVHVIGVPEQWGRSLPGLIGSAEVGDEKPDRRKSERMKIAWRYERLGEFGAGVAGSRGPVASEQNQSTDANKVKPAFCHSFDLTRRLTHPSIAKMNFIPFAPTREPFFASIYKRLQSAIASSPPHTVHRIVIPSLLSPTMYPPEVSQPDNVLPFLHSLRALLNTPNARITAIITIPLSLFPRESGLIRWMELISDGVIELCPFPHSADALATSGAATSGEEPPQGMLKTHRLPVLHERGGGSDQNIGQDWAFNLSRRKFEIKPFSLPPEEGDKEAQGGAAAGGMPKKEDLEF; encoded by the exons ATGTCCTTTCGCAAGCGAAATATTGGACTGTCAACTGGCCCGGGTCAGACACCTGCCGCCAATTCTCCTGCACAAGCATCACAGGCCGCTGCCGTCGCCGACTCGAGCCCTGGAATCCGTCCCTCTCCCGATGATGGCAGACCAACGACGTCTACGGGTACACTGTCGCTGGATAATCTTTTAGCAGGACATGGAGGACTTCCTATTGGGAAGATGCTGTTTATTGAGGAAAACGGGACTACGGACTTCGCGGGCGCATTGCTACGATACTATGCTGCCGAAGGAGTGGTGCAGGACCAAAAGGTTCATGTTATTGGAGTACCAGAACAATGGGGAAGGAGTCTTCCTGGTTTGATTGGCTCTGCTGAAGTTGGTGATGAGAAGCCGGATAGACGGAAGAGTGAGCGTATGAAGATTGCCTGGCGATACGAGCGTCTGGGAGAGTTTGGCGCAGGAGTTGCGGGATCGCGAG GCCCCGTGGCATCTGAACAGAATCAGAGCACAGATGCAAACAAGGTGAAACCAGCATTCTGCCATTCTTTTGACCTCACAAGACGCCTTACCCATCCCTCCATTGCGAAAATGAACTTCATCCCGTTCGCACCCACAAGAGAGCCATTCTTCGCTTCCATTTATAAACGACTTCAAAGCGCTATTGCATCAAGCCCTCCACATACCGTGCACCGCATCGTCATCCCATCCTTGCTCAGTCCCACCATGTATCCCCCGGAAGTGAGCCAGCCAGACAATGTTCTCCCGTTCCTTCACTCCCTCAGAGCTCTTCTGAATACTCCCAACGCGCGCATTACAGCCATTATCACCATTCCCTTGTCACTATTTCCCCGCGAGTCAGGCCTCATACGATGGATGGAGCTGATCAGCGATGGTGTTATCGAACTGTGTCCTTTCCCTCACTCCGCGGATGCGCTGGCGACATCAGGAGCGGCGACTTCCGGAGAAGAACCACCCCAGGGGATGCTGAAGACACATCGACTACCGGTGCTGCATGAACGTGGTGGCGGTAGTGATCAAAATATCGGGCAGGATTGGGCGTTCAATCTGAGCAGACGAAAGTTTGAGATCAAACCATTCAGCTTACCGCCGGAGGAGGGCGACAAGGAAGCTCAAGGCGGAGCGGCAGCGGGTGGAATGCCCAAGAAGGAGGACCTAGAATTCTAA
- a CDS encoding uncharacterized protein (SECRETED:SignalP(1-19)): MDFFLLFLVFFSPLLLVLAWFAFSRVRRHFEDESTRPAFGRSYLRTMAQTGGAMSEQIELQDMLEDSNHEE; the protein is encoded by the exons ATGGACTTCTTCTTGCTATTCCTCGTGTTCTTTTCACCTCTCCTTCTCGTTTTAG CATGGTTCGCCTTTTCTCGCGTGCGCCGTCATTTCGAAGATGAATCGACTAGACCTGCATTTGGACGGAGTTATCTCCGGACAATGGCGCAAACGGGCGGGGCCATGTCTGAACAGATCGAGCTGCAGGATATGCTCGAAGACTCGAATCATGAAGAGTGA
- the SEN34 gene encoding tRNA splicing endonuclease subunit SEN34 (BUSCO:EOG09263U71;~COG:J;~EggNog:ENOG410PN73;~InterPro:IPR016690,IPR011856,IPR006677,IPR006676, IPR036167;~PFAM:PF01974;~go_component: GO:0000214 - tRNA-intron endonuclease complex [Evidence IEA];~go_function: GO:0000213 - tRNA-intron endonuclease activity [Evidence IEA];~go_function: GO:0003676 - nucleic acid binding [Evidence IEA];~go_function: GO:0004518 - nuclease activity [Evidence IEA];~go_process: GO:0000379 - tRNA-type intron splice site recognition and cleavage [Evidence IEA];~go_process: GO:0006388 - tRNA splicing, via endonucleolytic cleavage and ligation [Evidence IEA]), producing MATDPVLPIPISYISGSYYLFSIDAVTYLRREHHICGVLIGTLPQIPQQNVFLAMPLQLMPEEARLLVDKGVACIVDEIKAHKDGMTSIMEVDRKRYLRNLEAEGLQAMRLQNRRKEQLREEALKNLDAKKAAKASKKAAQKQAVADNAVGDDPALELFAGGEQAQDAGPQRPTPSETAMAVTPATSYPPMPSRPASDQVLPSPEVPSSYPLFAHLHSKGYFLSPGLRFGCQYLAYPGDPLRFHSHFLVVSAEWDEEINLMDIIAGGRLGTGVKKGFLVGGAEQTGPGAEDSVRTFSVEWAGM from the coding sequence ATGGCCACCGACCCGGTTCTCCCTATACCGATCTCTTACATATCCGGTAGTTACTATCTCTTCTCAATTGATGCAGTTACATATCTGAGACGCGAACACCATATCTGCGGCGTTCTGATTGGAACCCTCCCGCAAATCCCGCAACAAAATGTCTTCCTGGCCATGCCCCTGCAGCTGATGCCAGAAGAGGCACGGCTGCTGGTGGACAAGGGTGTAGCTTGCATTGTAGACGAAATAAAGGCGCACAAGGACGGCATGACTTCCATCATGGAGGTGGATCGGAAACGGTATCTCCGGAATTTAGAAGCTGAAGGACTGCAAGCAATGCGACTGCAGAACCGTCGCAAGGAGCAACTGCGGGAAGAAGCTTTAAAGAACCTAGATGCGAAGAAGGCAGCCAAGGCGTCTAAGAAAGCTGCCCAGAAGCAAGCCGTCGCGGATAACGCTGTTGGTGATGATCCTGCACTGGAACTGTTCGCCGGTGGTGAACAGGCCCAGGATGCCGGTCCGCAACGCCCGACTCCGTCTGAAACGGCGATGGCTGTCACTCCTGCGACTTCGTACCCGCCGATGCCATCTAGACCTGCATCCGATCAGGTCTTGCCGTCACCTGAAGTCCCATCCTCTTATCCTCTGTTCGCACATCTGCACTCCAAGGGCTATTTCCTATCGCCTGGACTTCGGTTCGGATGTCAGTACCTCGCATACCCGGGTGATCCGTTACGgttccattctcatttcctggTCGTGTCTGCTGAATGGGATGAGGAGATTAACCTCATGGACATCATTGCTGGCGGTCGACTGGGCACTGGTGTGAAAAAGGGATTCCTCGTTGGTGGAGCTGAACAGACTGGTCCTGGTGCTGAGGATAGTGTCAGGACGTTCAGTGTTGAGTGGGCGGGGATGTGA
- a CDS encoding RNase P/RNase MRP complex subunit (COG:A;~EggNog:ENOG410PP39;~InterPro:IPR002730,IPR023534,IPR036980;~PFAM:PF01868;~TransMembrane:2 (o6-27i256-278o);~go_component: GO:0030677 - ribonuclease P complex [Evidence IEA];~go_function: GO:0003723 - RNA binding [Evidence IEA];~go_function: GO:0004540 - ribonuclease activity [Evidence IEA];~go_process: GO:0006396 - RNA processing [Evidence IEA];~go_process: GO:0008033 - tRNA processing [Evidence IEA]), with translation MSLETSFPSLFIVILHSYLCFLFFFLVRWTLLTDIQSHVDPPISLSLITIFFPLPTSLLPSPPPTTKPQTPKMTQPPPPKQHIAQTLLTRAHPPETAETLFTERIKQKPLYLRPTSPTASDNRTRRRHHRLRKKEYFLRKQRPKPLSAKEKRASGIYELGEDEAKYEVFRGLNALWVRYMQEVLDLRSDGSTGTGGGMVTALSHGSKLVSADFHGAEIEVVRSGCAGRVGMRGIVVRDTKFTFVVVTEKDEVKSKFFLFLLRWFGCGVGVVLMVATSYSEGTNDYSLSRAVTEASDRCRRRCGYRDEGG, from the coding sequence ATGAGCCTTGAGACTTCATTTCCATCTCTTTTCATTGTTATCTTGCACTCTtatctttgttttctttttttttttttagttAGATGGACCTTGTTGACAGACATTCAATCTCACGTGGACCCACCGATAAGCTTATCACTTATCACCATTTTTTTCCCATTGCCAACTTCTCTCctaccatcaccaccaccaacaaccaAACCACAAACCCCGAAAATGACCCAACCACCACCCCCAAAACAACACATCGCCCAAACCCTCCTCACGCGCGCCCACCCTCCAGAAACAGCAGAAACCCTCTTCACCGAACGCATCAAACAAAAACCCCTCTACCTCCGCCCAACCTCCCCAACCGCCTCCGACAACCGCACCCGCAGACGACACCACCGCCTCCGCAAAAAAGAATACTTCCTACGCAAGCAGCGCCCAAAGCCACTCTCCGCGAAGGAGAAGCGCGCATCTGGAATCTACGAGCTAGGCGAGGACGAGGCTAAGTATGAGGTCTTCCGAGGTTTGAATGCGCTTTGGGTGCGCTATATGCAGGAGGTGCTTGATTTGAGGAGTGACGGGAGTACGGGAACGGGGGGAGGGATGGTCACGGCGCTGTCGCATGGGAGTAAGCTTGTGAGTGCTGATTTTCATGGGGCGGAGATTGAGGTTGTGAGGAGTGGGTGTGCGGGGAGGGTTGGGATGAGGGGGATTGTGGTGAGGGATACGAAGTTTACGTTTGTGGTTGTTACGGAAAAGGATGAGGTTAAGAGTAagttttttctcttccttttgcgCTGGTTTGGTTGTGGGGTGGGAGTGGTGCTGATGGTTGCTACTAGCTATTCCGAAGGAACAAACGATTATTCGCTTTCGCGTGCCGTTACCGAAGCGAGCGACAGATGCAGACGCAGATGCGGATACAGAGATGAAGGAGGATGA
- a CDS encoding flavin adenine dinucleotide pyrophosphatase (COG:E,H;~EggNog:ENOG410QD6N;~InterPro:IPR001453,IPR036425;~PFAM:PF00994) codes for MFARLSQLTRHLTRPSLAFTPAVTNPAPSLSPLHHRTPSTMTSSAVSNASKTIHTAACLIIGDEVLGGKTIDTNSSYFAKYCFQLGIQLKRIEVIADDEGEIVEAVRRMSSNYDFVVTSGGIGPTHDDITYESIAKAFGLKLKLHQPAFERMKKLARPHPMQPHFDWEKPSPGLTAKLRMVELPHDPKVPEEQQAVFVADDMWVPIAVVNGNIHILPGVPRLFERLLECLKPNLLPRLTNPEGKGIYRFLFSTPLPESAIAPYLTELARRANPHGVKVGSYPRWGKKRNTVTLVGGNKPFMETLVPEVEHNVHGRKVSREDELDPPSDHEK; via the exons ATGTTCGCCCGTCTCAGCCAACTCACCCGCCATTTAACTCGCCCATCGCTTGCTTTTACGCCGGCCGTCACGAATCCCGCACCGTCGCTGTCCCCATTGCACCATCGCACTCCGTCCACGATGACATCATCCGCCGTATCGAATGCTTCTAAGACAATACACACTGCGGCTTGTTTGATTATCGGTGACGAGGTTCTTGGTGGAAAG ACCATCGACACCAACTCCTCCTACTTCGCCAAATACTGCTTCCAACTCGGAATCCAGCTTAAGCGCATCGAAGTCATTGCCGACGATGAGGGTGAAATCGTCGAGGCCGTCCGTCGCATGAGCAGCAACTACGATTTTGTCGTAACTAGTGGAGGAATTGGACCAAC CCACGATGATATAACCTATGAGTCGATAGCCAAGGCCTTTGGCTTGAAGTTGAAACTGCACCAACCAGCCTTCGAACGGATGAAGAAACTCGCCAGACCCCATCCCATGCAGCCCCATTTCGACTGGGAGAAGCCATCCCCGGGGCTCACTGCAAAATTGCGCATGGTCGAACTGCCGCATGACCCGAAGGTTCCCGAAGAGCAGCAGGCCGTCTTCGTCGCGGATGACATGTGGGTTCCTATTGCAGTGGTTAACGGAAACATCCATATTCTCCCTGGTGTGCCGCGTCTGTTCGAGCGATTGCTCGAGTGTCTCAAGCCTAATCTGCTGCCGCGCTTGACGAACCCTGAGGGCAAGGGTATCTACCGCTTCCTCTTCAGCACGCCGCTTCCTGAGAGTGCTATTGCGCCGTATCTGACGGAGCTCGCCAGACGGGCTAACCCGCACGGCGTCAAGGTGGGTAGCTACCCCCGTTGGGGGAAGAAGCGGAACACCGTCACTTTGGTTGGTGGTAACAAGCCTTTCATGGAGACGCTGGTGCCGGAAGTTGAACACAATGTGCACGGCCGCAAAGTTAGCCGAGAGGATGAATTGGATCCTCCTTCGGACCACGAAAAGTAG
- a CDS encoding GMF family protein (BUSCO:EOG09265I60;~COG:W;~EggNog:ENOG410PPE1;~InterPro:IPR011171,IPR029006,IPR002108;~PFAM:PF00241;~go_function: GO:0003779 - actin binding [Evidence IEA];~go_function: GO:0071933 - Arp2/3 complex binding [Evidence IEA];~go_process: GO:0034316 - negative regulation of Arp2/3 complex-mediated actin nucleation [Evidence IEA]) — translation MASESRLYSFSPETKDKLRKFRLGTSRAKDPQAIIYVIDSKNQEIRPDDDQIYSKMEDVADELPESSPRFILLSYPLTLGSGRLSVPYVLLYYLPENCNPSLRMLYAGAVELMRSTAEVNRVLEVHEEDDIISIESRLQGDD, via the exons ATG GCTTCTGAATCGCGGTTATATTCTTTCTCCCCAGAGACAAAAGACAAGTTGCGCAAGTTTCGGTTGGGAACATCGAGAGCAAAGGATCCGCAGGCTATTATCT ATGTGATTGATTCAAAGAACCAAGAGATCCGCCCCGACGATGATCAAATCTACTCAAAGATGGAAGATGTGGCTGATGAGCTCCCCGAGTCGTCTCCGCGGTTTATCCTCCTCAGTTACCCGCTGACTTTG GGATCTGGTCGGCTCTCAGTCCCCTACGTCCTCCTATACTACCTCCCCGAGAATTGTAACCCTTCGCTTCGAATGCTCTATGCCGGGGCAGTGGAATTGATGCGCAGTACGGCAGAGGTTAACCGGGTTCTGGAGGtgcatgaggaggatgatatCATTTCGATTGAGTCGAGACTCCAGGGGGACGATTAG
- a CDS encoding uncharacterized protein (COG:S;~EggNog:ENOG410PNS1;~InterPro:IPR011011), which produces MSTQENQDEPEGLSKYIKRMRTVLKRGSTKSSSISSMKDITGEASTSNAGPTKAPFGNVEVPIEPHPNPEEYPTKIQEPTVISHWSAVQQAKAQALFAKYGLTLEPGEWKSPSDMTVQRVTKPIRMRVRRTCHRCQTTFGPNKVCVNCQHTRCKKCPRHPAPKSKPVTEPEQGAVRALLEEKKARDARLAELPRRTQKAELTIPSRSGGQDLVRRPVRQRVRRICHECESLFPTEDATECINCGHIRCKICPRDPPKLRKYPDGYPGDAEPPIEIPQRTWRKPRQRVRYTCHVCTTLYRAGERNCSNCGQERGPSTIRDPPKKIRPEFDPEVVMRVQERLAQMNIGA; this is translated from the exons ATGTCGACCCAGGAAAATCAGGACGAGCCTGAGGGCCTGTCCAAGTATATCAAGCGCATGAGAACCGTTTTGAAGAGAGGCTCCACCAAGTCCTCGTCTATCTCCAGCATGAAGGATATCACGGGCGAGGCTAGCACTAGCAATGCTGGTCCTACCAAGGCTCCTTTTGGCAATGTTGAAGT tcCAATCGAGCCACACCCCAACCCCGAAGAATACCCCACCAAGATCCAAGAACCGACCGTGATCTCCCACTGGAGCGCCGTCCAACAAGCCAAGGCCCAAGCCCTCTTCGCCAAATACGGCCTCACCCTCGAACCCGGCGAATGGAAGTCCCCCAGCGACATGACCGTCCAGCGAGTCACCAAGCCGATCCGCATGCGCGTCCGCCGCACCTGTCACCGCTGCCAGACCACCTTCGGCCCCAACAAAGTCTGCGTCAACTGCCAGCACACCCGCTGCAAGAAATGTCCCCGTCACCCGGCGCCGAAAAGCAAGCCCGTCACCGAGCCGGAGCAGGGTGCTGTCAGGGCgctgctggaggagaagaaggcgagGGATGCTCGGCTGGCAGAATTGCCGCGGAGGACTCAGAAGGCAGAACTTACGATTCCGTCCCGCAGTGGTGGCCAGGACTTGGTTCGTAGGCCGGTTCGACAGCGCGTGAGACGGATCTGTCATGAGTGTGAGAGCTTGTTTCCGACGGAGGATGCGACCGAGTGTATCAATTGTGGACATATAAGGTGCAAGATATGTCCTCGCGATCC ACCCAAACTACGCAAATATCCCGACGGATACCCAGGAGATGCCGAACCGCCTATCGAAATACCCCAGCGAACCTGGCGAAAGCCTCGCCAGCGAGTCCGGTACACCTGTCACGTATGCACCACGCTGTACCGAGCCGGAGAACGAAACTGTTCCAATTGTGGCCAGGAAAGGGGACCATCCACGATACGGGACCC ACCTAAGAAAATCAGACCGGAATTCGATCCGGAGGTTGTGATGCGCGTTCAAGAGCGATTGGCGCAGATGAATATTGGTGCTTAA
- the RAS1 gene encoding Ras family protein (COG:S;~EggNog:ENOG410PGD3;~InterPro:IPR005225,IPR001806,IPR027417,IPR020849;~PFAM:PF00025,PF08477,PF00071;~antiSMASH:Cluster_4.7;~go_component: GO:0016020 - membrane [Evidence IEA];~go_function: GO:0003924 - GTPase activity [Evidence IEA];~go_function: GO:0005525 - GTP binding [Evidence IEA];~go_process: GO:0007165 - signal transduction [Evidence IEA]) yields MASKFLREYKLVVVGGGGVGKSCLTIQLIQSHFVDEYDPTIEDSYRKQCVVDDEVALLDVLDTAGQEEYSAMREQYMRTGEGFLLIYSITSRQSFEEIMTFQQQILRVKDKDYFPIIVVGNKCDLEKERVVTVEEGEELARQFGCKFIETSAKSRINVENAFYDLVREIRRYNKEMSNPSGSGAFGSRAPEGKMDVSEPGESAGCCGKCIVM; encoded by the exons ATGGCCTCCAAG TTCCTCAGAGAGTACAAATTGGTTGTTgtcggaggaggtggtgTCGGAAAGTCATGCCTCACGattcaattgattcagagtCACTTTGTTGATGAATATGATCCGACAATTGAAG ATTCGTACCGCAAGCAGTGTGTCGTCGATGATGAGGTCGCTTTATTGGACGTCCTAGATACTGCTGGTCAGGAGGAATACTCGGCAATGCGCGAACAGTACATGCGGACCGGCGAAGGCTTCCTGTTGATCTACTCCATCACATCGCGCCAATCGTTCGAAGAAATCATGACCTTCCAACAACAAATCCTGCGTGTCAAGGACAAGGACTACTTCCCCATCATTGTGGTCGGCAACAAGTGCGATTTGGAGAAGGAGCGTGTCGTGACGGTAGAAG AGGGTGAAGAATTGGCTCGTCAATTCGGCTGCAAATTCATCGAAACATCAGCAAAGTCGCGCATCAACGTCGAGAACGCCTTCTACGACCTTGTCCGTGAGATCCGCCGGTACAACAAAGAGATGTCGAACCCCTCCGGCTCGGGCGCGTTCGGTTCACGCGCTCCTGAAGGCAAGATGGATGTGAGCGAGCCAGGCGAAAGCGCTGGCTGCTGCGGAAAATGCATTGTTATGTAA